A stretch of DNA from Acinetobacter sp. C26M:
GCAAGCAGCATGCCCCAAAAATTGCCACCATGGGGATATTCATATAGCCAGAAGGTAAAGCCAAATAGATACAGGCAGCCTAAACAACCTGTGGTAAAGATGGCTGCAAAAGTGGCCCAGAACTCTACGGGTTTTGCTACCCAGCCTTGTTCACGGTAACTGGCAATGAGCATCGCCAAGCCGAGCAGAATAGTCTGATGAATAATCAAACTGGCCACAGCAGGGAAGATGTAGCTGCCATAACCAGACATCGTGTTAAACAATGGAATTTGATGGATCGAAAGTTCTGGCTCAAACGCAGAGGCACTGCCAAACTTTTCGAGATGCTCTTTCAGGGTGTATTCAATAGAGCCAGCTAAACCAACACCCACCTCTTTGGTTCGGATGAAATAGGCGGTGCTCAAATACAGCCCAATGCCGCCCATTTCACCGCGTTTTAAGCTATTGGTCAGGTTTTCAGGAAGTAGCAAGATACCTTCAGCTTGCTGGTTTTTCACCATGCGCTGTGCTTCAAGAAAGTTATCTGTCACGGTGGTGATTTTGATGTGAGGACTATTGGATGCTTGGCTAATGATTTTTGAGGTCAAAATGCTCTGCTCTTCATCCACAATCACAATCGGAATATCTTCAGCGGTTTGTGCTTTATAGGCAGTTGGATAGAAAAAGCTATAGAGCAAGATCGCGGCAATGAGTGTGGTAAACACCGAGCTATTGGCAAAAATGTTTTTAAAGGTCTGTAGGTAATAGCCGAAAAATGCTTTCATGAGCATAGCTCCTGAGTATTTTTCTTTAACAGACGTACGCTCAAAGTAAAGAATAAACCTGCAAAGATCAACAATATCCCAAATGGAACCAGTGAAACATACAGATCACTGCCAATAATCCATTGCTCAGTTTGTAGTTTGGCATAAGGCGTGTAGGGAATAATCATTGACCAGAATTGAGTAAATGCGGGTGCATTATTCAAAGGCAGGGTAATCCCAGAAAAGCTTGGTGATGATCCACCGTAGAGTGCAATAAAACCAAAGGTTTTGGGTAAATTCTGTGTTGCCAAAACCACAGTGCTGCTAATCACGGCATAGGCAAAATACAGCAAAAACTGTGCAACAAGGATCAGTGTAAGTGAACCTGCGATAAAGTAACCACGAATATATGCGAGCCAGAACATCCAGCACCAAGTCCAGGCGCAGAAAATAAAGACATAGAGCAGGATTTTACCCAACAGGCTGGAAATTATTTGTTTTGATTGGACCCATGCACCAACAGTCTTGCGTTTAAATTCTTGACCGATGGCAAAAGCCACACAGCAACACAGTAATAAATGTAAGACTGCTGGCACCATAAAAGGTTCTAGAAACAGTTCATAACTCATGCTTGGATTATATAGGGTTGAGATCTTGATATGCGGTGTTGGCATATCTAAATAGGGAATGGTATTGGCTAAATAGCTTTGCCCCATATAATCGGCCATTCCATTTAAGGTACTAATCAACATGGCAGAAGAAATGGTATTACCGATACTAAAAAAAGACTGGTTATAGGCAATACTGATCTGTGCATCTTGGGCTTTGACCAGGCGTTGCTCAGCCCCCTCAGGGATCATTACGAACCCCCAAGCATCGGTTTTATTGATGAGTCGTTCGGCTTCATCTTGGCTGGCAGTAATAGTTTTTACTTTTAAGGTATGATTGATGCTGAGCGCATGAATCACTTTACGGCTCATCTCACTTTGATCTTGGTCAATCACGACAATGGGTAAATGTTCCGCTTTACCAGCGGAAAACATACTGCCAAATAGCAAAATTACCAACAAAGGGGCAATGACCGCCATAAACAAATCCACTTTATGGCGTTTTAAATAGCGCAATTCCCGCAGCATCACTGCAAACATCGCTTATTTTGCCTCTT
This window harbors:
- a CDS encoding ABC transporter permease, with protein sequence MKAFFGYYLQTFKNIFANSSVFTTLIAAILLYSFFYPTAYKAQTAEDIPIVIVDEEQSILTSKIISQASNSPHIKITTVTDNFLEAQRMVKNQQAEGILLLPENLTNSLKRGEMGGIGLYLSTAYFIRTKEVGVGLAGSIEYTLKEHLEKFGSASAFEPELSIHQIPLFNTMSGYGSYIFPAVASLIIHQTILLGLAMLIASYREQGWVAKPVEFWATFAAIFTTGCLGCLYLFGFTFWLYEYPHGGNFWGMLLAVPIYVSCVIGLGMLVGSLVDMPERVGHLIVVTSVPLFLLTGTAWPHEAMPHWMQYFAWTLPSTHGVQMFVQLNQMGVPTSIVVPKLIYLATVAAILLAISYYRLVMMRPIKKEAN
- a CDS encoding ABC transporter permease; translation: MFAVMLRELRYLKRHKVDLFMAVIAPLLVILLFGSMFSAGKAEHLPIVVIDQDQSEMSRKVIHALSINHTLKVKTITASQDEAERLINKTDAWGFVMIPEGAEQRLVKAQDAQISIAYNQSFFSIGNTISSAMLISTLNGMADYMGQSYLANTIPYLDMPTPHIKISTLYNPSMSYELFLEPFMVPAVLHLLLCCCVAFAIGQEFKRKTVGAWVQSKQIISSLLGKILLYVFIFCAWTWCWMFWLAYIRGYFIAGSLTLILVAQFLLYFAYAVISSTVVLATQNLPKTFGFIALYGGSSPSFSGITLPLNNAPAFTQFWSMIIPYTPYAKLQTEQWIIGSDLYVSLVPFGILLIFAGLFFTLSVRLLKKNTQELCS